One region of Rhizobium sp. WYJ-E13 genomic DNA includes:
- a CDS encoding ABC transporter ATP-binding protein — protein sequence MSSTVELRNVTKSYGELQVVHGVDLQIDPGEFVVFVGPSGSGKSTLLRMVAGLEEITGGDLMIDGRTVNHIAPYERGIAMVFQSYALYPHMTVHKNLAFGLETAKMSKEEIKRRVQEAAEILQIEPLLARKPRQLSGGQRQRVAIGRAIVREPKLFLFDEPLSNLDAELRVQMRVEIAKLHKRLGNTTIYVTHDQVEAMTMAHKIVVLNNGRIEQVGSPLDLYNAPGNRFVAGFIGSPKMNFLPAAASSNGVRINEVSLPHPNFERLPVTFGIRPEHLSIVAGTSRIKLGTAAVDLVESLGGQTVVYASLGDGQPLTILLEGQPAVTDSVDVFFDLEKAHFFDQAGRKTLPKHVQEA from the coding sequence GTGTCATCCACCGTTGAGTTGCGAAACGTTACTAAATCCTATGGCGAACTACAGGTGGTTCACGGCGTCGATCTTCAAATCGACCCCGGAGAGTTCGTTGTCTTTGTTGGCCCGTCAGGCTCTGGCAAATCGACTCTTTTGAGAATGGTCGCCGGACTCGAGGAGATCACTGGCGGCGACCTCATGATCGACGGCCGAACGGTCAATCATATCGCGCCTTACGAGCGCGGTATCGCCATGGTTTTCCAGTCCTATGCGCTCTATCCGCACATGACGGTCCATAAGAACCTCGCCTTCGGGCTGGAGACCGCGAAGATGTCGAAGGAGGAGATCAAGCGACGTGTCCAGGAGGCGGCGGAAATCCTTCAGATCGAGCCGCTCCTCGCTCGCAAACCACGACAGCTTTCCGGTGGTCAACGCCAGCGCGTGGCAATTGGCAGGGCGATCGTGCGCGAGCCGAAACTCTTCCTGTTCGATGAGCCGCTCTCCAACCTGGACGCCGAGCTGCGTGTCCAAATGCGCGTCGAGATTGCCAAGCTGCACAAGCGGCTCGGCAACACGACGATCTACGTGACCCACGATCAGGTCGAGGCGATGACCATGGCGCACAAGATCGTGGTGCTCAACAACGGGCGCATTGAGCAGGTTGGCTCTCCGCTCGATCTCTACAACGCGCCCGGCAATCGGTTCGTTGCTGGTTTTATTGGCTCACCAAAGATGAATTTCCTACCGGCCGCGGCTTCCTCGAACGGCGTCAGGATTAACGAGGTCTCGTTACCTCATCCGAATTTCGAAAGGTTGCCGGTTACCTTTGGCATCCGACCCGAGCACCTCTCGATAGTTGCCGGCACCAGCAGGATCAAACTTGGCACCGCTGCGGTGGATCTGGTGGAGAGCCTCGGCGGGCAGACTGTTGTGTACGCCAGCCTCGGCGATGGGCAGCCGCTGACGATTCTGCTTGAAGGGCAGCCGGCGGTCACCGACAGCGTGGACGTGTTCTTCGATCTCGAGAAGGCGCATTTCTTCGACCAGGCTGGGCGCAAGACGCTGCCGAAGCATGTCCAGGAGGCATGA
- a CDS encoding carbohydrate ABC transporter permease, whose product MNKLSLSEATMRSRVAGMVTHALLIGASIAMIYPLLWMLSASFRPENEIFISTSLTPSSFSLTSYVEGWNGLPVSFGRFFSNSFLIAILCVVGNVFSCSLAAFAFSRLEFRGRRICFALMLMTLMLPYHVTLIPQYVLFRELGWVNTFLPLVVPKFLAVDAFFIFLMVQFFRGLPKELDEAAMIDGCSPWRVYWRVIMPLSLPVLATASIFTFIWTWDDFLGPLIYLSDMPQYTAMLGLRTFVDSSGVSNFGGLFAMSVLSLMPVFGFFLLFQRLLIEGIATTGMKR is encoded by the coding sequence ATGAATAAGCTCTCGCTCTCCGAAGCCACGATGCGTTCGCGTGTTGCCGGCATGGTCACTCACGCGCTGCTCATCGGCGCCTCGATCGCTATGATCTATCCGCTGTTGTGGATGCTGTCGGCCTCATTCAGACCTGAAAACGAAATCTTCATCTCGACGAGCCTCACTCCGTCGAGCTTTAGCCTTACCTCTTATGTCGAAGGCTGGAACGGGCTGCCGGTGAGCTTTGGCCGGTTCTTCAGCAATTCCTTCTTGATCGCGATACTTTGCGTCGTTGGCAATGTATTTAGCTGTTCGCTTGCCGCTTTCGCGTTCTCGCGGCTGGAATTTCGGGGGCGCCGGATCTGCTTCGCGCTGATGCTGATGACGCTGATGCTCCCCTATCACGTCACCCTGATCCCGCAATATGTGCTGTTTCGCGAGCTTGGCTGGGTCAACACCTTTCTGCCGCTGGTTGTTCCGAAGTTCCTCGCCGTCGATGCCTTCTTCATCTTCCTGATGGTGCAGTTCTTTCGCGGCCTTCCTAAGGAGCTCGATGAGGCTGCGATGATCGACGGCTGCTCGCCTTGGCGGGTTTACTGGAGGGTGATCATGCCGCTGTCGCTGCCGGTGCTGGCCACCGCCTCGATCTTCACCTTTATCTGGACCTGGGACGATTTTTTGGGACCGCTCATCTATCTGAGCGACATGCCGCAATACACGGCAATGCTCGGACTCAGGACCTTCGTGGATTCGAGCGGCGTGTCGAATTTCGGCGGACTGTTCGCCATGTCCGTGCTGTCCCTGATGCCGGTCTTCGGCTTCTTCCTGCTGTTCCAGCGGCTGCTTATCGAGGGGATCGCAACCACGGGGATGAAGCGATGA
- a CDS encoding ABC transporter substrate-binding protein — protein sequence MNNLIGRRSFLETAGLGALAATLNGTSAYAAAERLRLIFWGGQARADKTGKASGLFAAQNGITVQNEFLAWNDYWTKLATQIAGGNAPDVVQMDYRYIAEYAARNAIAPLDEFIGKELNLAGFDKDQIEGGKVSGKLYGISLGANSVATIVNTAAFDRAGIKLPVGGFTYDQLFEYADVFKQSGLPNGIRVIMDASGNEQMLENWLRQRKKALYTADGQLAFGADDATEWFILWSELREAGVCVTAEDNALETGPMESTMIVSGKAALQPDNSNLLVAYQSLMQDPLALAPYPLISTGATGGQYRKPSMFFSIANSSAAKSQAAQFLSFFANDLEAAKLLGTERGIPCSEPVREALAPTLSPLERAGLEYVSGLGDILGPIPPSPPTAAGEVSQSVLANISQQVAFGMEKPENAGPMLVEQATELLSRR from the coding sequence ATGAATAATCTTATCGGTCGTCGCAGCTTCTTGGAGACCGCGGGCCTGGGAGCCCTTGCCGCCACCCTTAACGGTACCAGCGCTTACGCCGCCGCAGAAAGGCTTCGTCTAATCTTCTGGGGCGGGCAAGCTCGCGCGGATAAGACCGGAAAGGCAAGCGGGCTTTTTGCCGCTCAAAACGGAATCACAGTCCAAAACGAATTTCTCGCCTGGAACGATTACTGGACGAAACTTGCCACACAGATCGCTGGCGGCAACGCGCCAGACGTCGTGCAAATGGACTACCGTTATATCGCCGAATATGCCGCCCGTAACGCAATCGCGCCGCTTGACGAATTTATCGGCAAGGAATTGAACCTCGCCGGCTTCGATAAAGATCAAATTGAGGGGGGCAAAGTTAGCGGAAAGCTCTATGGTATCAGCCTCGGAGCAAACTCCGTCGCGACCATCGTCAACACCGCAGCTTTCGATAGAGCCGGCATTAAACTGCCCGTGGGTGGTTTCACCTATGACCAGCTCTTTGAATATGCCGACGTCTTCAAGCAGTCGGGCCTGCCAAATGGGATCCGCGTCATCATGGACGCTTCGGGTAATGAGCAGATGCTCGAAAACTGGCTGCGCCAACGCAAGAAGGCGCTTTACACCGCCGATGGTCAACTTGCCTTCGGTGCCGACGATGCCACGGAATGGTTTATCTTGTGGTCGGAGCTGCGTGAGGCCGGCGTTTGCGTTACGGCCGAAGATAATGCGCTGGAAACAGGCCCGATGGAATCGACCATGATTGTGTCGGGTAAGGCCGCGCTTCAACCAGACAATTCAAATCTTCTGGTTGCCTATCAGTCCCTGATGCAGGATCCGCTGGCGCTCGCTCCTTACCCGTTAATCTCTACTGGCGCAACGGGCGGCCAGTACCGCAAACCGTCAATGTTTTTCTCGATTGCGAACTCGTCGGCCGCGAAAAGCCAAGCCGCCCAGTTTCTCAGCTTCTTTGCAAACGACCTAGAAGCTGCAAAGCTTCTCGGCACCGAACGTGGCATTCCCTGTTCGGAGCCCGTGCGCGAAGCCCTTGCCCCAACACTGTCGCCGCTCGAACGTGCGGGGTTGGAATACGTGTCGGGGCTCGGCGATATCCTTGGCCCGATCCCCCCTTCTCCGCCGACGGCCGCCGGCGAGGTTAGTCAATCGGTGCTTGCCAATATCAGTCAGCAAGTCGCCTTCGGAATGGAAAAGCCGGAGAACGCCGGGCCGATGCTTGTCGAGCAGGCAACCGAACTTTTGAGCCGGCGCTGA
- a CDS encoding LysR family transcriptional regulator has protein sequence MDKILQQFLAIAESGSFSRAAQLLSVTQPTLTFNIRKLEESLGVTLFKRTARGAVLTPYGVTLFQNARVMRKLYDNTIDQIDRQRIHSELTISIGVGYTWWILFLRDWVFERRRSYPDAPVHVSVGNQLRCMDQLLAGEISMFLGHETPGMAAEFNTRFVPFGNARQGYFVRKGHPLLNEPKGFEDIRAYPMVVVGSPEERYERLFLRDRDTISSPHFRMEPNSFSSNSMSVCVEYILKSEGVLRFTSVVAKELAEKGLHQVTLRDDQPERSARVGIYATHSTEHDPRLAALLEEIRALGASKLAAMALDETEI, from the coding sequence ATGGACAAGATATTGCAGCAGTTTTTAGCAATAGCAGAATCTGGCTCATTCAGTCGCGCGGCGCAATTGCTAAGCGTGACGCAACCAACTCTTACTTTCAATATCAGGAAGCTTGAAGAGAGTCTTGGTGTTACGCTCTTCAAGCGCACGGCACGCGGCGCGGTCCTTACACCTTACGGCGTGACCCTCTTCCAAAATGCGCGCGTGATGCGCAAGCTCTATGACAACACAATCGACCAGATCGATCGGCAGCGCATACATTCCGAACTAACAATCAGTATCGGCGTCGGTTATACTTGGTGGATCCTCTTCCTCCGCGACTGGGTATTTGAGCGCCGCCGTAGTTATCCCGATGCGCCTGTGCATGTGAGCGTGGGTAATCAGCTGCGTTGCATGGATCAGCTCCTCGCTGGCGAAATTTCAATGTTCCTCGGACATGAGACACCTGGCATGGCCGCGGAGTTCAACACCCGTTTCGTGCCGTTCGGCAACGCCAGGCAGGGTTATTTCGTGCGAAAAGGGCATCCGTTGCTCAATGAGCCTAAAGGCTTTGAGGACATCCGAGCCTACCCCATGGTGGTCGTTGGTTCGCCCGAAGAACGCTACGAGCGATTGTTCCTGCGGGATCGAGACACGATAAGCAGTCCTCATTTTCGCATGGAGCCAAATAGCTTCTCATCAAATTCCATGTCGGTCTGCGTAGAGTATATTTTGAAGAGCGAGGGGGTCCTTCGGTTCACCTCCGTAGTCGCGAAAGAACTGGCGGAGAAAGGGCTCCATCAGGTCACGTTGCGGGATGATCAGCCGGAGCGGTCGGCAAGGGTCGGCATCTACGCCACCCACAGTACCGAACACGACCCTCGGCTTGCCGCCCTCCTAGAGGAAATCCGGGCTCTCGGTGCCTCGAAGCTCGCGGCAATGGCACTAGATGAAACGGAGATATAG
- a CDS encoding ABC transporter substrate-binding protein: protein MLFRRNEFAITVALVFTQPLAATADPITIIDHEKRTVTLPKPVERIASIPIPMASTIIAMDGGTSKLVGMNPTAKSAIVEGVLGKIFPEAKDIPSDITAPNFIPNVEELAATNPELVIQWADRGPDLVDPIVNAGLTALLISYGSEEKTKQYQAMVATAMGKPERAQMINGWRDQVAAEMAAKSKDIPAEKKPRILYLGRALESLTASGDKGNYAAFYVNLAGAVSVSANLEGQGTTISPEQIAEWNPDVILLNSFEAKLGLERIYDDPILSLTKAAQDKRVYKMPLGGYRWDPPNQESPLTWMWLANLMHPDIFQYDLRGEMKKAYKTLYDYDLTDEDIDGILWVGMQGDATDYAQFKAK from the coding sequence ATGCTTTTCAGACGGAACGAGTTCGCGATCACAGTTGCATTGGTTTTCACTCAGCCACTCGCCGCAACCGCCGATCCGATCACCATCATCGATCATGAAAAGCGCACCGTCACACTGCCAAAACCGGTCGAGCGGATCGCCTCGATCCCAATTCCGATGGCCTCGACCATCATCGCCATGGACGGCGGAACGTCAAAGCTGGTCGGCATGAACCCAACCGCCAAGTCGGCGATCGTCGAGGGCGTGCTCGGCAAGATCTTCCCCGAGGCGAAGGACATTCCCTCCGACATTACCGCGCCGAACTTCATTCCGAACGTCGAGGAACTGGCGGCCACCAATCCCGAACTGGTAATCCAGTGGGCCGATCGCGGCCCGGACCTGGTCGACCCGATCGTCAATGCCGGCCTGACCGCGCTTTTGATCTCCTACGGCTCGGAAGAGAAGACCAAGCAGTACCAGGCGATGGTGGCGACCGCGATGGGCAAGCCCGAGCGCGCGCAGATGATCAACGGCTGGCGCGACCAGGTGGCCGCCGAAATGGCCGCCAAGTCGAAGGATATTCCGGCCGAGAAGAAGCCGCGCATCCTTTATCTTGGCCGCGCGCTGGAAAGCCTGACCGCCTCCGGCGACAAGGGCAACTACGCCGCCTTCTACGTCAATCTGGCCGGCGCCGTCTCCGTCTCGGCCAATCTTGAGGGCCAGGGCACGACGATCAGCCCCGAACAGATCGCCGAATGGAATCCCGACGTCATTCTCCTCAACAGTTTCGAGGCCAAGCTCGGCCTTGAGCGGATCTATGACGACCCGATCCTGTCGCTGACCAAGGCCGCCCAGGACAAGCGCGTCTACAAGATGCCGCTCGGCGGCTATCGCTGGGACCCGCCGAACCAGGAAAGCCCGCTGACCTGGATGTGGCTTGCCAATCTCATGCATCCCGACATCTTTCAGTACGACCTGCGCGGCGAGATGAAAAAGGCCTACAAGACGCTCTACGACTACGACCTGACCGACGAGGACATCGACGGCATCCTGTGGGTCGGCATGCAGGGCGACGCCACCGACTACGCCCAGTTCAAGGCGAAGTAA
- a CDS encoding iron ABC transporter permease — translation MAMAAMESGRRSLIGLRIGAFGLMALALIAAMLFSIGAGRFSVDVPRIGEILLAAVLNPDAAPTQMDERIVLLVRLPRVLLAALSGAALAVGGAALQGVFRNPLVSPQVLGISQGAAFGGALAILFGYSGFVLLGMAFLLGLSALFMVGLLARINGRTEVITVILAGMIVGALFAALVSVVQFVADPNTSLPAIVYWLMGSFSTATWPRLWLAVPGMGLGLLAVWLLRYRLNLLALEEQEARSLGVNPDRERWYIFVAISLMTGTSVAVAGIIGWIGLVVPHAARILVGEDHRALIPASALLGAAYLTLIDTMARTLTAAEIPLGVLTALVGAPVFGYLLRRHFKETNRT, via the coding sequence ATGGCGATGGCGGCGATGGAAAGCGGGCGCCGAAGCCTGATCGGCCTCAGGATCGGCGCGTTCGGGCTGATGGCGCTGGCGCTGATCGCCGCCATGCTGTTTTCAATAGGCGCCGGGCGCTTTTCCGTCGACGTGCCACGGATCGGCGAGATCCTGCTGGCGGCGGTCCTCAACCCGGATGCCGCGCCGACCCAGATGGACGAGCGCATCGTGCTGCTGGTGCGTCTGCCGCGCGTGCTTCTGGCGGCGCTGTCGGGTGCGGCGCTCGCCGTCGGCGGCGCGGCGCTGCAGGGCGTGTTCCGCAATCCGCTGGTCTCGCCGCAGGTGCTCGGCATCAGCCAGGGTGCCGCCTTCGGCGGTGCGCTCGCCATCCTGTTCGGCTATTCCGGCTTCGTCCTGCTCGGCATGGCCTTCCTGCTCGGCCTGTCGGCGCTGTTCATGGTCGGGCTCCTCGCCCGCATCAACGGCCGCACTGAGGTGATCACGGTGATCCTCGCCGGCATGATCGTCGGCGCGTTGTTCGCGGCCCTGGTGTCCGTCGTGCAGTTCGTCGCCGACCCCAACACCTCTCTTCCCGCCATCGTCTACTGGCTGATGGGCTCGTTTTCGACCGCAACCTGGCCACGCCTGTGGCTCGCCGTGCCGGGCATGGGCCTTGGCCTCCTCGCCGTCTGGCTGTTGCGCTACCGGCTCAACCTGCTGGCGCTCGAGGAGCAGGAGGCGCGGTCGCTCGGCGTCAATCCGGATCGCGAGCGCTGGTATATCTTCGTCGCCATTTCGCTGATGACCGGAACCTCGGTGGCGGTAGCCGGCATCATCGGCTGGATCGGGCTCGTCGTGCCGCATGCCGCGCGCATCCTGGTCGGCGAGGACCACCGCGCGCTGATCCCGGCCTCGGCCCTGCTCGGCGCCGCCTATCTGACGCTGATCGACACCATGGCGCGCACCCTGACGGCGGCCGAAATCCCGCTCGGCGTGCTGACGGCGCTGGTCGGCGCGCCGGTGTTCGGTTACCTGCTGCGCCGCCATTTCAAGGAGACCAACCGCACATGA
- a CDS encoding ABC transporter ATP-binding protein, with protein sequence MIGLEDASVSFGARTLFSGISFTVPVDRSMAVLGPNGRGKTTLLRALLGFQPLAKGRRSAPKISGYVPQHGASQAKLSGLDVVVMGRAARLGLFGQPSADDRAAAEEALVEVGACHLAELRYDRMSGGQRQMVLIARAIATGSPALIFDEPTSALDLGNQSRTLELLNSLRLRRDKAILFTTHDPNHALAAADDVLLMMPGGREIHGTVADMIEPDKLSELYGVAMRWVEVTGPTGETRRAILPAFAGIEAA encoded by the coding sequence ATGATCGGTCTTGAAGACGCCTCCGTCTCCTTCGGCGCCCGCACGCTGTTTTCCGGCATCAGTTTCACCGTGCCGGTCGACCGTTCGATGGCGGTGCTCGGCCCCAATGGTCGCGGCAAGACCACGCTTCTGCGCGCCCTGCTCGGTTTCCAGCCGCTGGCCAAGGGTCGTCGCAGCGCGCCAAAAATCTCCGGCTATGTGCCGCAGCACGGTGCCTCGCAGGCCAAGCTGTCCGGGCTCGACGTCGTCGTCATGGGTCGGGCGGCCAGGCTTGGCCTGTTCGGCCAGCCCTCGGCGGACGACCGCGCGGCGGCCGAGGAGGCGCTGGTCGAGGTCGGCGCCTGCCATCTCGCCGAGCTTCGCTACGACCGCATGTCCGGCGGCCAGAGGCAGATGGTGCTGATCGCCCGCGCCATCGCCACCGGTTCGCCGGCTCTGATCTTCGACGAGCCGACCTCGGCGCTCGATCTCGGCAACCAGTCACGCACGCTGGAACTCCTCAATTCGCTCCGGCTTCGTCGCGACAAGGCGATCCTGTTCACCACCCACGACCCAAACCATGCGCTGGCGGCGGCCGACGACGTGCTGCTGATGATGCCGGGCGGGCGCGAAATCCACGGCACCGTGGCCGATATGATCGAGCCCGACAAACTCTCCGAGCTCTACGGCGTGGCGATGCGCTGGGTGGAGGTAACCGGACCGACGGGCGAGACGCGCCGGGCAATCCTGCCGGCTTTCGCCGGAATAGAGGCAGCATGA
- a CDS encoding plasmid stabilization protein, with product MPAVTVRNLSDETHRALRLRAAHRGRSTEAEIRDILETAVRPPERVKLGSLLAAIGRDAELSDSDVEALQKSRDKTPAEPMTFE from the coding sequence ATGCCTGCGGTCACCGTTCGAAATCTTTCTGACGAAACACATCGGGCTCTCCGGCTACGAGCGGCTCATCGTGGCCGAAGCACCGAGGCCGAGATCCGTGACATTCTTGAGACCGCTGTTCGTCCCCCTGAACGTGTTAAGCTCGGCTCCTTATTGGCGGCTATTGGTCGCGACGCTGAGCTTTCCGACAGCGACGTTGAAGCCCTGCAGAAAAGTCGCGACAAGACGCCTGCTGAACCGATGACCTTCGAATGA
- a CDS encoding type II toxin-antitoxin system VapC family toxin has product MILLDTDVISEPWKAAPHEAVVAWLDAQAIEMLFLSAITVAELRFGIAAMPAGKRQTILRDRLEGEVLSHFSERVLPFDLASSQFYSDLMARARVSGKAIGAAVGYIAATAASNGLAIATRDTSPFEAAGLEVINPWSR; this is encoded by the coding sequence ATGATCCTGCTGGACACCGATGTCATATCCGAGCCGTGGAAAGCGGCTCCTCATGAGGCGGTGGTGGCCTGGTTGGACGCCCAAGCCATCGAAATGCTGTTTCTTTCCGCAATAACGGTCGCTGAACTTCGCTTCGGGATCGCTGCTATGCCTGCCGGGAAACGGCAAACTATCCTTCGCGACCGTCTTGAGGGCGAAGTGCTGTCTCACTTTTCCGAGCGCGTTCTGCCCTTCGATCTCGCGAGTTCACAGTTTTACTCGGACCTGATGGCTCGCGCACGTGTGTCCGGGAAAGCAATCGGCGCGGCTGTTGGCTACATTGCCGCCACAGCAGCTTCGAACGGCCTCGCAATCGCAACTCGTGACACAAGCCCGTTCGAAGCTGCCGGGCTGGAAGTGATCAATCCCTGGTCCCGATAA
- a CDS encoding PAS domain-containing methyl-accepting chemotaxis protein, with amino-acid sequence MSILDRGGNAVAVLAALSNSQAMIEFDLSGKILTANENFCRALGYELREIVGKHHSMFVEPAYASSAEYKAFWAKLSAGKFDQQQYKRIGKGGREVWIEASYNPVFRRGKPVKVIKIATDITTQKLKSAEDAGKIDALSRAQAIIEFTPAGEVLTANDNFLGALGYSLAEIQGKHHSIFCETDYTRSDAYKEFWRKLSSGQFVADEFMRVGKGGRKVFIQASYNPIFDLNGRVFKVVKFATDVTGRVDNVEQLARCLTNFADGDLSQTIEKPFIPSLERLRTDFNSASEKLKGAMAAVAENAKAISAGSNEIRTAADDLAKRTEQQAASVEETAAALEEITTTVKDSSRRAEEAGRLVARARDHAEHSGQVVRDAIGAMDQIETSSREISNIIGVIDEIAFQTNLLALNAGVEAARAGEAGKGFAVVAQEVRELAQRSAKAAKEIKSLITASGSQVANGVGLVTNAGSALQEIASQVHEINTNVAAIVEAAREQSTALNEINQAINTVDQGTQQNAAMVEEQTAASHGLAREAAALFELLGQFRFDGTPRSRPSSTQGDRHPVPPTALKVVRRSSATSTKHGSAAVALTSDWEEF; translated from the coding sequence GTGAGTATTCTTGATCGTGGTGGAAATGCTGTCGCGGTGCTTGCCGCTCTGTCGAATTCGCAAGCCATGATCGAGTTTGACTTGTCGGGCAAGATCCTGACGGCCAACGAAAACTTTTGCAGGGCGCTTGGCTACGAGTTGAGGGAGATCGTTGGAAAACATCACAGCATGTTTGTCGAGCCAGCCTATGCATCCTCGGCAGAATACAAGGCTTTCTGGGCAAAGCTGTCGGCCGGGAAATTCGATCAACAGCAATACAAGCGGATTGGAAAAGGCGGGCGCGAGGTCTGGATCGAGGCCTCCTACAATCCCGTATTCCGACGTGGAAAGCCAGTCAAAGTCATCAAGATTGCAACAGACATCACGACGCAGAAGCTGAAGTCTGCCGAGGATGCGGGCAAGATCGACGCGTTGTCCCGCGCACAGGCGATCATCGAATTCACGCCCGCGGGCGAAGTGCTGACCGCGAACGACAATTTCCTCGGCGCCCTTGGGTATTCGCTTGCCGAGATCCAGGGCAAGCATCATTCGATATTCTGTGAGACAGACTACACAAGGTCGGACGCTTACAAGGAATTCTGGCGCAAGCTTTCAAGTGGCCAGTTCGTCGCCGACGAATTCATGCGTGTCGGCAAGGGTGGCCGGAAGGTTTTCATCCAGGCTTCCTACAACCCGATCTTCGACCTGAACGGCAGGGTGTTCAAGGTCGTGAAGTTTGCGACCGATGTCACGGGGCGCGTCGACAATGTCGAACAACTTGCCCGTTGCCTGACCAATTTTGCCGACGGGGACCTGTCGCAGACGATCGAAAAGCCCTTCATTCCTTCGCTGGAACGGCTGCGGACCGACTTCAACAGCGCCTCGGAGAAGCTGAAGGGCGCAATGGCGGCGGTGGCTGAAAACGCCAAGGCGATTTCAGCCGGCTCCAATGAAATTCGCACCGCAGCCGACGATCTGGCAAAGCGCACCGAGCAGCAAGCTGCATCCGTCGAAGAGACGGCGGCGGCCCTCGAGGAGATCACAACGACGGTCAAAGATTCGAGCCGGCGTGCCGAGGAGGCCGGGCGGCTCGTGGCGCGCGCCAGAGACCACGCTGAGCATTCCGGCCAGGTCGTGCGTGACGCGATTGGAGCCATGGACCAGATCGAAACCTCGTCGCGCGAAATTTCCAATATCATCGGTGTCATCGATGAAATTGCCTTCCAGACAAACCTTTTGGCACTCAATGCCGGCGTAGAGGCGGCACGGGCAGGGGAGGCCGGCAAGGGTTTTGCCGTTGTTGCCCAAGAGGTTCGCGAACTGGCTCAGCGGTCCGCGAAAGCTGCCAAAGAGATCAAGAGCTTGATTACGGCCTCCGGTTCCCAGGTCGCAAACGGCGTCGGCCTTGTCACGAATGCCGGATCCGCGCTTCAGGAAATCGCCAGTCAGGTTCACGAAATCAACACCAACGTGGCTGCGATCGTGGAGGCGGCGCGCGAACAATCGACTGCGCTTAACGAGATCAACCAGGCCATCAACACCGTCGATCAGGGAACGCAGCAGAATGCCGCGATGGTCGAGGAGCAGACCGCGGCCAGCCATGGCCTCGCACGAGAGGCTGCAGCCCTCTTCGAGCTTCTTGGACAGTTCCGTTTTGACGGTACCCCGAGATCGAGGCCTTCGTCCACGCAGGGCGATCGCCACCCTGTTCCACCGACGGCTTTGAAAGTCGTTCGTCGCTCGTCCGCCACATCCACCAAACACGGCTCGGCAGCCGTCGCGCTGACATCTGATTGGGAAGAATTCTGA